One Vitis vinifera cultivar Pinot Noir 40024 chromosome 8, ASM3070453v1 genomic window carries:
- the LOC100244846 gene encoding serine/threonine-protein kinase STY13, protein MSCSESNTGGEQGEIEESIIRNSVEVDPKSFTQNGSIMAPQLTIDENLLVDPKLIFIGSKVGEGAHGKVYEGRYGDQIVAIKVLHRGSTSEERAALEGRFAREVNMMSRVKHENLVKFIGACKDPLMVIVTELLPGMSLRKYLTSIRPKRMDIHVALSFALDIARAMECLHANGIIHRDLKPDNLLLTANQKSVKLADFGLAREESVTEMMTAETGTYRWMAPELYSTVTLRQGEKKHYNNKVDVYSFGIVFWELLTNRMPFEGMSNLQAAYAAAFKQERPSLPEDISPDLAFIIQSCWVEDPNMRPSFSQIIRMLNTFHFKVTPPPSSLLEESDTNGAAMSSNGTMTELSARTRGKFSFLRQLFAAKRTRNSQ, encoded by the exons ATGAGTTGCAGCGAGAGTAATACAGGAGGAGAACAAGGGGAAATTGAGGAATCGATTATAAGAAATTCCGTTGAGGTCGACCCAAAATCTTTCACCCAGAATGGGTCGATTATGGCCCCCCAGTTAACAATTGATGAGAATCTTCTTGTtgatccaaaattaatttttatcgGATCGAAAGTTGGTGAAGGAGCACATGGGAAAGTTTATGAAGGAAG GTATGGTGATCAAATTGTTGCTATCAAAGTTCTCCACCGTGGAAGCACTTCAGAAGAAAGAGCTGCACTTGAGGGACGTTTTGCCCGGGAAGTTAATATGATGTCAAGAGTAAAACATGAGAATCTTGTCAAG TTTATTGGAGCTTGTAAGGATCCTTTAATGGTGATAGTTACAGAGCTATTACCAGGTATGTCACTTCGGAAGTATTTAACCAGTATTCGTCCAAAACGGATGGACATTCATGTTGCATTAAGTTTTGCTCTTGACATTGCTCGAGCCATGGAGTGTTTGCATGCCAATGGGATTATACATAGAGATCTTAAACCTG ACAATTTGTTGCTTACGGCCAATCAGAAATCTGTAAAGCTTGCAGATTTTGGTCTTGCAAGGGAAGAATCTGTGACTGAGATGATGACCGCAGAAACTGGGACATACCGTTGGATGGCTCCCGAG CTGTACAGCACTGTGACATTGCGTCAGGGTGAGAAGAAGCATTATAATAACAAGGTTGATGTCTACAGCTTTGGGATTGTCTTCTGGGAATTATTGACCAATCGCATGCCATTTGAAGGCATGTCAAATTTGCAGGCCGCTTATGCTGCTGCATTTAAG CAAGAGCGCCCTAGTCTTCCAGAAGACATATCCCCTGATCTTGCATTTATCATACAATCTTGTTGGGTTGAGGACCCTAACATGCGACCCAGCTTCAGCCAGATCATCCGCATGCTGAACACATTTCATTTCAAAGTCACACCACCTCCATCATCATTACTAGAAGAATCTGACACCAATGGAGCAGCAATGTCTAGCAATGGTACCATGACCGAGTTGTCCGCACGTACGAGAGGGAAGTTTTCTTTCCTTCGCCAACTTTTTGCTGCAAAGAGGACAAGGAATTCACAGTGA
- the LOC100260206 gene encoding MACPF domain-containing protein CAD1 isoform X1, with protein MGEKAVALHTALNSVQALGRGFDVNFDTRLLYCKGGAGSRVVEVDEEHTKDLCLYDNLLVPNVSRDIKNSQETKGREISGVLSFPEMVEYFNKKANLSGNVPLGSFNAAFSFTGLKHMDSATTKSLYMDAFFISLAKVQLVNSPLVLQENVKRAVPSCWDPPSLASFIENFGTHVITSVTIGGKDVIYVKQHQSSPLSTMEIKNYVQDIGNQRFSDTESNASSGPMKLKDKSVDPCLFNSQGIYPQPTSAPILTGKEDVTVIFRRRGGDDLEQSHTQWATSVRSSPDVIEMTFFPITALLEGVTGKEHLAHAIGLYLEYKPQLEELRYFLEFQIPRIWAPIQDKLPGHQRKEPVCPSLQFSMMGQKLYVSQEQVSVGRKPVTGLRLCLEGSKQNRLSIHIQHLASLPKILQPYWDTHVAIGAPKWQGPEEQDSRWFEPVKWKNFSHVSTAPIENPETFVGDISAIFIVTGAQLGVWDFGSRNVLYLKLLYSRLPGCTIRRSLWDHAPNDKLKKGITTGSIVNNGDSSSGSRENTGNKLAKFVDMSEMTKGPQDPPGHWLVTGGKLGVEKGKIVLRVKYSLLNY; from the exons ATGGGGGAAAAAGCTGTAGCCTTGCATACAGCTTTGAATTCTGTACAGGCTCTGGGCAGGGGCTTTGATGTGAACTTCGATACCAGGTTGCTCTATTGTAAAGGGGGGGCAGGGTCTAGGGTGGTTGAGGTCGATGAAGAACACACTAAGGATTTGTGCTTGTATGATAATTTACTTGTACCCAATGTTTCTAGGGACATCAAGAACTCCCAAGAGACCAAAGGCCGCGAGATTTCCGGTGTTTTAAGTTTTCCCGAG ATGGTGGAATACTTTAATAAAAAGGCTAATTTATCAGGAAATGTTCCTCTTGGTAGCTTCAATGCCGCGTTTAGTTTTACTGGCTTAAAGCATATGGATTCTGCAACCACAAAGAGCCTCTATATGGATGCATTTTTCATTTCCCTTGCCAAGGTTCAGCTTGTAAACTCCCCACTAGTGTTGCAAGAAAATGTCAAACGGGCAGTGCCAAGTTGTTGGGACCCTCCTTCTTTGGCAAG cttcattgaaaattttggtACCCATGTTATTACATCTGTGACTATTGGTGGTAAAGATGTTATTTATGTTAAACAGCATCAGTCATCTCCTTTATCAACCATGGAGATAAAAAATTACGTTCAGGATATTGGAAACCAAAGGTTTTCTGACACAGAAAGCAATGCAAGTTCAGGTCCAATGAAATTAAAGGATAAG AGTGTTGATCCTTGCTTATTCAACAGCCAAGGGATATACCCTCAACCCACTAGTGCACCAATTCTCACTGGGAAAGAA GATGTTACAGTCATTTTCAGAAGGAGGGGAGGAGATGATCTAGAACAAAGCCACACCCAGTGGGCAACATCTGTTCGGTCCTCTCCAGATGTCATTGAGATGACTTTCTTCCCTATCACAGCTCTTCTTGAAGGAGTAACTGGAAAGGAGCATCTAGCTCATGCGATTGGTCTCTATCTTGAAT ACAAGCCTCAACTTGAAGAGTTAAGATATTTCCTAGAATTTCAAATCCCTCGGATATGGGCCCCCATACAGGACAAGCTTCCTGGGCACCAAAGAAAGGAGCCTGTTTGCCCATCTTTGCAGTTCAGTATGATGGGCCAAAAGCTCTATGTCAGTCAAGAGCAG GTCTCTGTAGGACGTAAGCCTGTAACAGGCTTGCGGTTATGCCTAGAAGGATCCAAGCAGAATCGCCTAAGTATTCATATTCAACATTTAGCATCTCTTCCAAAGATCCTCCAACCGTACTGGGACACCCATGTGGCTATTGGTGCACCCAAGTGGCAGGGACCTGAGGAGCAAGATAGCAGATGGTTTGAGCCTGTTAAATGGAAGAATTTTTCTCATGTGAGCACCGCACCAATTGAGAACCCTGAGACCTTCGTGGGTGACATCTCTGCCATTTTCATAGTCACTGGAGCTCAGCTTGGGGTATGGGATTTCGGTTCAAGAAATGTCCTGTACTTGAAGCTGTTGTATTCTAGGCTACCAGGCTGCACAATTCGAAGATCATTGTGGGACCATGCCCCTAACGACAAGTTAAAGAAAGGGATCACTACCGGCAGTATTGTCAATAATGGTGACTCAAGTTCGGGTTCTAGAGAAAATACTGGTAACAAGTTGGCAAAGTTTGTTGATATGTCTGAGATGACCAAGGGGCCACAAGATCCTCCAGGTCATTGGTTGGTCACAGGTGGAAAGCTTGGGGTGGAGAAAGGGAAAATTGTACTGAGAGTGAAGTATTCATTGCTAAATTACTGA
- the LOC100260206 gene encoding MACPF domain-containing protein CAD1 isoform X2, producing the protein MVEYFNKKANLSGNVPLGSFNAAFSFTGLKHMDSATTKSLYMDAFFISLAKVQLVNSPLVLQENVKRAVPSCWDPPSLASFIENFGTHVITSVTIGGKDVIYVKQHQSSPLSTMEIKNYVQDIGNQRFSDTESNASSGPMKLKDKSVDPCLFNSQGIYPQPTSAPILTGKEDVTVIFRRRGGDDLEQSHTQWATSVRSSPDVIEMTFFPITALLEGVTGKEHLAHAIGLYLEYKPQLEELRYFLEFQIPRIWAPIQDKLPGHQRKEPVCPSLQFSMMGQKLYVSQEQVSVGRKPVTGLRLCLEGSKQNRLSIHIQHLASLPKILQPYWDTHVAIGAPKWQGPEEQDSRWFEPVKWKNFSHVSTAPIENPETFVGDISAIFIVTGAQLGVWDFGSRNVLYLKLLYSRLPGCTIRRSLWDHAPNDKLKKGITTGSIVNNGDSSSGSRENTGNKLAKFVDMSEMTKGPQDPPGHWLVTGGKLGVEKGKIVLRVKYSLLNY; encoded by the exons ATGGTGGAATACTTTAATAAAAAGGCTAATTTATCAGGAAATGTTCCTCTTGGTAGCTTCAATGCCGCGTTTAGTTTTACTGGCTTAAAGCATATGGATTCTGCAACCACAAAGAGCCTCTATATGGATGCATTTTTCATTTCCCTTGCCAAGGTTCAGCTTGTAAACTCCCCACTAGTGTTGCAAGAAAATGTCAAACGGGCAGTGCCAAGTTGTTGGGACCCTCCTTCTTTGGCAAG cttcattgaaaattttggtACCCATGTTATTACATCTGTGACTATTGGTGGTAAAGATGTTATTTATGTTAAACAGCATCAGTCATCTCCTTTATCAACCATGGAGATAAAAAATTACGTTCAGGATATTGGAAACCAAAGGTTTTCTGACACAGAAAGCAATGCAAGTTCAGGTCCAATGAAATTAAAGGATAAG AGTGTTGATCCTTGCTTATTCAACAGCCAAGGGATATACCCTCAACCCACTAGTGCACCAATTCTCACTGGGAAAGAA GATGTTACAGTCATTTTCAGAAGGAGGGGAGGAGATGATCTAGAACAAAGCCACACCCAGTGGGCAACATCTGTTCGGTCCTCTCCAGATGTCATTGAGATGACTTTCTTCCCTATCACAGCTCTTCTTGAAGGAGTAACTGGAAAGGAGCATCTAGCTCATGCGATTGGTCTCTATCTTGAAT ACAAGCCTCAACTTGAAGAGTTAAGATATTTCCTAGAATTTCAAATCCCTCGGATATGGGCCCCCATACAGGACAAGCTTCCTGGGCACCAAAGAAAGGAGCCTGTTTGCCCATCTTTGCAGTTCAGTATGATGGGCCAAAAGCTCTATGTCAGTCAAGAGCAG GTCTCTGTAGGACGTAAGCCTGTAACAGGCTTGCGGTTATGCCTAGAAGGATCCAAGCAGAATCGCCTAAGTATTCATATTCAACATTTAGCATCTCTTCCAAAGATCCTCCAACCGTACTGGGACACCCATGTGGCTATTGGTGCACCCAAGTGGCAGGGACCTGAGGAGCAAGATAGCAGATGGTTTGAGCCTGTTAAATGGAAGAATTTTTCTCATGTGAGCACCGCACCAATTGAGAACCCTGAGACCTTCGTGGGTGACATCTCTGCCATTTTCATAGTCACTGGAGCTCAGCTTGGGGTATGGGATTTCGGTTCAAGAAATGTCCTGTACTTGAAGCTGTTGTATTCTAGGCTACCAGGCTGCACAATTCGAAGATCATTGTGGGACCATGCCCCTAACGACAAGTTAAAGAAAGGGATCACTACCGGCAGTATTGTCAATAATGGTGACTCAAGTTCGGGTTCTAGAGAAAATACTGGTAACAAGTTGGCAAAGTTTGTTGATATGTCTGAGATGACCAAGGGGCCACAAGATCCTCCAGGTCATTGGTTGGTCACAGGTGGAAAGCTTGGGGTGGAGAAAGGGAAAATTGTACTGAGAGTGAAGTATTCATTGCTAAATTACTGA